The following proteins are co-located in the Acidicapsa acidisoli genome:
- a CDS encoding toll/interleukin-1 receptor domain-containing protein, with the protein MPFETDLFISYTHIDNQPLIKGQEGWVDRFQFSLASLLERWMGEKAHIWKDERLSGDDNFAKEILSQFPKTAVMLSVVSPRYIKSDWCKQEVGKFCEVAEQTLGLEVKNKFRLVKVVLAPIERSQLPHPAMIKGLGFEFYEVGSDQTPREYDPYFGAEWGEKFLDTVQKLAFQLSLLLKLVAEAEAEAKAQAKALTDTINGAKPETATTTPSTPSTQSKPTVYLAECSFDQRTARETLDVELKRHGYRVLPDQELPKDEEAYTAQVAECLRQSQLSIHLIGSAYGMVPDGPSQKSVVVLQNELAIQQSRNTGLKRLIWVPDGIAPKQKEQVDFINLLQTNADAQFGADLISSREPEAIKGAMHSALQKLEQKQAAAAAAVPKSGQDGRKMIFLICDEKDLMSTIPLNKLLKARGFDVEIPLFEGDAAAVRQTRVDLFGRASGVLVFYGEGGAQWRASIDAELRKHSGGQHDKAIYTCLAGPETVAKRYLIATEEPNVINCLEGISEAAVLPFLTAMNGVRG; encoded by the coding sequence ATGCCGTTCGAGACAGATCTGTTCATCAGCTACACCCACATCGATAATCAACCCCTCATCAAGGGGCAGGAGGGCTGGGTTGACCGCTTTCAGTTTTCGCTGGCCTCGCTTCTGGAGAGGTGGATGGGCGAGAAGGCGCATATCTGGAAGGACGAAAGGCTGTCCGGCGACGACAACTTCGCCAAAGAAATCCTCTCTCAGTTTCCGAAGACCGCCGTGATGCTCTCCGTAGTCAGCCCTCGATACATCAAATCAGACTGGTGCAAGCAGGAGGTTGGGAAATTCTGCGAGGTAGCCGAACAGACGCTTGGGTTAGAGGTGAAGAACAAGTTCCGTCTGGTCAAAGTCGTTCTGGCTCCAATCGAACGCAGTCAACTCCCTCACCCCGCCATGATCAAGGGGCTGGGTTTCGAGTTCTACGAGGTAGGCAGCGACCAGACACCGCGCGAATACGACCCTTATTTCGGAGCCGAGTGGGGCGAAAAATTTCTGGATACAGTGCAGAAACTCGCCTTTCAGTTAAGCCTGCTTCTGAAGCTGGTCGCTGAGGCCGAGGCCGAGGCAAAAGCTCAGGCTAAGGCACTGACCGACACGATAAACGGGGCTAAGCCGGAAACCGCAACAACTACTCCGTCAACCCCATCAACCCAATCCAAGCCGACCGTGTATCTGGCCGAGTGCAGTTTCGATCAACGTACGGCCCGCGAGACACTGGATGTCGAACTGAAGCGCCATGGCTACCGAGTCCTGCCCGATCAGGAGCTGCCAAAAGATGAAGAGGCATACACAGCCCAGGTAGCCGAGTGCCTCCGGCAAAGCCAGCTGTCGATCCATCTGATCGGGAGCGCCTATGGAATGGTCCCCGACGGACCGAGCCAGAAGTCGGTCGTGGTGCTTCAGAATGAGCTGGCGATTCAACAAAGCCGGAACACTGGACTAAAGCGCCTGATCTGGGTTCCCGACGGCATCGCTCCCAAACAAAAAGAGCAGGTCGACTTCATCAATCTGCTGCAAACCAATGCCGACGCTCAGTTCGGAGCCGACCTGATCTCTTCCCGCGAACCGGAAGCAATCAAGGGCGCGATGCACTCGGCACTGCAGAAGCTGGAACAGAAGCAGGCAGCTGCCGCGGCGGCCGTGCCAAAAAGTGGCCAGGATGGCCGCAAGATGATCTTCCTCATCTGCGACGAAAAGGACCTGATGAGCACCATCCCGCTCAATAAGCTCCTGAAAGCGCGGGGATTCGACGTTGAGATTCCTTTGTTTGAGGGAGATGCCGCAGCCGTGCGCCAGACGCGTGTGGATCTCTTCGGCCGGGCCTCCGGTGTTCTGGTTTTCTACGGCGAGGGTGGCGCACAGTGGAGAGCGTCCATCGACGCCGAACTGAGAAAACACTCAGGCGGTCAGCATGACAAGGCGATCTACACCTGCCTTGCCGGGCCCGAAACCGTCGCCAAGCGCTATCTAATCGCAACCGAGGAACCGAACGTGATCAACTGCCTCGAAGGAATTAGCGAAGCGGCAGTCCTTCCCTTCCTCACTGCCATGAACGGAGTGCGCGGATGA
- a CDS encoding S9 family peptidase: protein MNRLALVSFALLALSVAAVADAGAQTPVPTRTPTIDQSLEMHHVASPRISPDGKHVVYEQTRTDWDANAFETDLWLADTATGESHRLTAMANSSNNAAWSPDGRWIAFLSNRPGPLPSSPKEKNQLYVMPLDGGEAQQLTKMEDGVEGFEWSPDSKRIAIAATGPEPKAMKDRKDYFGEYHVFHADYEMAHLWLLELPKTDAAGRTAAPAEPKLLTQGETFSVGYFRFSPDGSRIAFSAQRDPDLISGFSADIYTVAVADGAVKKLVETAGPDVNPHWSPDGSQIAYVTSNGSKFFFYADQRIAVVDSNGGTPRVLTQGFDEDADLLDWGPDGIYFSALQKMASSLFVLNPKTEAVRKIEMPGSEIAMQFSLSKDFRHVAYQGAGANQFPEIYASELASNLAAAAPVKLTHAGEQLSGFDTAKREVVQWKSGDGAMIEGVLYKPADFSPSKKYPLLVVIHGGPTGIDMPMINPDRYYPMERFVAKGALILRPNYRGSAGYGEKFRSLNVRNLGVGDYADVISGVDYLIAQGFVDKDRVGSMGWSEGGYISAFITTSSDRFKAVSVGAGISDWMTYYANTDITPFTPQYLKATPWDDPEIYRKTSPISYIAKAKTPTLIQHGGSDRRVPVANSFELRQALEDHGVPVKMVVYDGFGHPINKPKQQRAVMEENEYWFDHYIWGDPLPTALTPVVKPAKP, encoded by the coding sequence TTGAACCGTCTTGCGCTGGTATCTTTCGCGTTGCTTGCTCTTTCTGTTGCTGCTGTTGCCGATGCCGGGGCGCAGACGCCTGTTCCCACCAGAACGCCGACGATCGATCAATCGCTTGAGATGCACCATGTTGCTTCTCCGCGTATCTCGCCGGATGGCAAGCATGTGGTGTATGAGCAGACGCGCACGGATTGGGACGCGAATGCTTTTGAGACCGATCTCTGGCTGGCTGACACGGCGACGGGCGAGAGCCATCGCCTTACGGCCATGGCGAACTCCAGCAATAATGCCGCTTGGTCGCCGGATGGCCGCTGGATCGCGTTCCTGTCCAATCGTCCCGGGCCGCTTCCTAGCTCGCCGAAGGAAAAGAATCAGCTCTATGTGATGCCGCTCGATGGCGGGGAAGCGCAGCAGTTGACCAAGATGGAGGACGGCGTAGAGGGCTTCGAGTGGTCTCCTGACTCGAAGCGGATCGCGATTGCGGCCACCGGGCCTGAGCCCAAGGCGATGAAAGACCGCAAGGATTACTTCGGCGAGTATCATGTCTTTCACGCCGATTACGAAATGGCGCATCTGTGGCTGCTTGAGCTGCCCAAAACAGATGCCGCTGGCCGCACGGCTGCGCCTGCGGAGCCAAAGCTGCTGACTCAGGGAGAGACGTTCAGTGTCGGCTACTTCCGGTTTTCGCCGGATGGCTCGCGCATCGCTTTCAGCGCGCAACGCGATCCTGACCTGATCTCTGGCTTTTCCGCGGATATCTACACCGTTGCGGTCGCGGACGGCGCGGTGAAGAAACTGGTGGAAACGGCGGGACCGGACGTGAATCCGCATTGGTCGCCGGATGGAAGCCAGATCGCTTATGTGACATCGAATGGGAGCAAGTTCTTCTTTTATGCCGACCAGAGGATTGCGGTGGTCGACAGCAATGGTGGAACGCCTCGCGTGCTGACACAGGGCTTCGACGAAGACGCCGATTTGCTGGACTGGGGCCCGGATGGGATTTACTTCTCGGCGCTGCAGAAGATGGCTTCTTCGCTATTCGTGCTGAACCCGAAGACGGAGGCGGTCAGGAAGATCGAGATGCCGGGGTCTGAGATTGCGATGCAGTTCTCGCTTTCGAAGGACTTCCGGCATGTGGCGTATCAGGGTGCTGGGGCGAATCAATTCCCTGAGATTTATGCCTCGGAGCTTGCCTCGAATTTGGCTGCTGCTGCGCCTGTGAAGCTGACTCACGCTGGCGAGCAGCTCAGCGGATTCGATACGGCGAAGCGGGAGGTGGTTCAGTGGAAGTCGGGTGACGGCGCGATGATCGAGGGAGTTCTGTACAAGCCGGCAGACTTTTCGCCCAGCAAGAAGTATCCGTTGCTGGTTGTAATCCATGGTGGCCCGACGGGCATTGATATGCCGATGATCAATCCAGACCGGTATTACCCGATGGAGCGTTTTGTGGCCAAGGGCGCACTGATCCTGCGGCCGAATTATCGCGGTTCGGCGGGGTATGGCGAGAAGTTTCGTTCGCTGAATGTGCGGAATCTTGGGGTGGGCGATTATGCGGATGTGATCTCGGGCGTTGACTACCTGATCGCGCAGGGCTTTGTGGACAAGGATCGCGTGGGTTCGATGGGCTGGAGTGAAGGTGGTTATATCTCGGCTTTCATCACGACATCGAGCGACCGCTTCAAAGCGGTTTCGGTCGGCGCGGGGATCTCGGACTGGATGACTTACTACGCCAATACCGATATAACTCCGTTTACGCCGCAGTATCTGAAAGCAACGCCATGGGACGATCCGGAGATTTACAGGAAGACTTCGCCGATCAGCTATATCGCCAAAGCGAAGACGCCGACGTTAATTCAGCATGGGGGTTCGGACCGGCGGGTTCCGGTGGCGAATTCCTTTGAGCTGCGGCAGGCTCTGGAAGATCATGGCGTGCCGGTGAAGATGGTGGTGTACGACGGATTCGGACACCCCATCAACAAGCCCAAGCAGCAGCGGGCGGTGATGGAAGAGAACGAATACTGGTTCGATCACTATATCTGGGGAGATCCTTTGCCGACGGCTCTCACGCCGGTGGTCAAGCCAGCCAAGCCGTAG